CAGCGCCGCGAGGAGGATCGACCGCAGCTCCCGGTTCTGCGCGATCCGTTGCGGGAGGGTCTCCTCCCCGCCGGCCGGCTGGAAGACGGGTCCGTTCCCGTCGCCCTCGACATCCGGCCACGGAGCTTCCCGCCCGGCGATCGTCTTCCGCTGGCGGATCCGGTTCAGGCAACGGTTCGCGGCGATCCGGAGCAGCCAGGTGGAGAGGGCCGCCTCCCCCCGGAACTCCCGTAAGTTTTTCCAGGCCGAGAGGAACACCTCCTGCGCCGCGTCCAGCCCCTCTTCCCGATCCGAGAGCATCCTCGCGCAGAACGAGTAGACCCGGTCCTGGTGCGCGCGGACGATGGCGTCGAACGCGCCCGGCGCCCCGTTCCGGAACGCCTCCACCAGCAGGTCGGCCGCCTGGCCCATTTCCCCCGGATTTCCCAACGCCTCTCCCTGGTATCCGACACGCCCCGCGGCGTCCCGGTTCCGTCCGTCGACCTATTTTACCGTTTCCGGTGGACCGATTGCGGCGGCGGCCCCGTTTAATGTATTTTATGGGGGAACGGGGGATTCGGATATTCCAACGGAAGTTCCCGGAGGTGGCCTCTTGGACGCGCAGTCGGTTCTCTTCATCGCGCTCGCCGCGGCGGCCGTGGTCCTCGTGGCGGTCCTCTCCGTCGCCCTCCTCTCGATCCGCAGAAGCGTGGATCGGATGGCGAGCCGCCTCGACGAGTCGTTGCGCCAGTTCGAAATGACGGCGGAGGACCTGCGGAAGACCAACGCGGTCGTCCGGGAGATCCTGTCCGACGTGGAAAAGGGCGTGTCGAACGTGACGCACTTCACCGAGGGGGTCCGCGCGCTGCGGGGGTCGGTGGACGTGGCGACGAAGGTTCTCGACCACGCCGTGTCCCCCTTGCTGGTGAACACCGCCTCGGTGCTCGCGGGAGTCAAGGCGGCGACGTCCCACATCCTTGAGAGGCTGGTCCGAAAGGAGGAGAGGAAATGAGCGACGAAAGGTGCTGTTCCGGCTCCGGCGGGATCCTGCTGGCGTTCCTTGCCGGGGGAATGATCGGGGCGGGCCTGGCCCTGCTCTACGCGCCGGTTTCCGGCCGCGAGGCCCGCGAGAAGATCGGCGGGCTGGCGGGGGACCTGAAGCGGAAGGCGGACGAGTGGACCGGGGACGTGAAGCAGAAGGTGGAAGGGTTCATCGACGAGGAGCGGTCGGTGATCAAGGCGGCGTACGACGCCGGGCGCGAGGCGATGGCGAAGGAGAAGGCCCGCTTCGAGAACCCGCAGTGAATTGAGGGGGGGAAGCCCCCCCGGCGCGACGCGAAAAGGGCCGGCGGTCCGGAAGCGGACCGCCGGCCCTTTTCCTTGAAATCCTAGTAGTTGGCCTCGACCGCCATGAACCACCCCTGCGGGTGCGCGCAGACCGGGCACCGTCCGGGCGCCTCCGTCCCTTCGTGGACGTGACCGCACCGGGCGCACTTCCAGCGGGCCGGCTTCTCGCGCTTGTAGATCGACCCGGACCGGACCAGATCGAAGAGACGCCGATACCGCTGTTCGTGGTGCGCCTCCACTCCGGCGATCCCCCGGAAGATCGCCGCCGCGACCCCGAACCCCTCTTCGTCCGCCGTCCTGGCGAAGGAGGGGTAGATGTTCGTCCACTCCTCCCGCTCCCCGCCGGCCGCGGCTTCGAGGTTCACCAGGGTGTCTCCGATCCGGCTCGGGTACCCGGCCTGGATCTCCACGTCGAACCCCTCCAGTTGGTCGAAATACCGTTTCGCGTGCATCTTCTCGTGCTCCGCCGTCTCGAGGAAGATCGACGCGATTCCCTCGAGCCCTTCCTTCGACGCGACCCCCGCGTAGAAGGTGTACCGGTTCCGCGCCTGCGACTCGCCCGCGAACGCCGCCATGAGGTTCTTCTCCGTGCGGGATCCTTTCAGCTT
This genomic window from Deltaproteobacteria bacterium contains:
- a CDS encoding sigma-70 family RNA polymerase sigma factor, which encodes MGNPGEMGQAADLLVEAFRNGAPGAFDAIVRAHQDRVYSFCARMLSDREEGLDAAQEVFLSAWKNLREFRGEAALSTWLLRIAANRCLNRIRQRKTIAGREAPWPDVEGDGNGPVFQPAGGEETLPQRIAQNRELRSILLAALSRLDEQSRWMVLLSDVEGFSYEEIAGLAEVPVGTVKSRLHRARMALRKMLAAVA
- a CDS encoding DUF948 domain-containing protein, whose product is MDAQSVLFIALAAAAVVLVAVLSVALLSIRRSVDRMASRLDESLRQFEMTAEDLRKTNAVVREILSDVEKGVSNVTHFTEGVRALRGSVDVATKVLDHAVSPLLVNTASVLAGVKAATSHILERLVRKEERK
- a CDS encoding YtxH domain-containing protein gives rise to the protein MSDERCCSGSGGILLAFLAGGMIGAGLALLYAPVSGREAREKIGGLAGDLKRKADEWTGDVKQKVEGFIDEERSVIKAAYDAGREAMAKEKARFENPQ
- a CDS encoding rubrerythrin family protein, with the translated sequence MKLKGSRTEKNLMAAFAGESQARNRYTFYAGVASKEGLEGIASIFLETAEHEKMHAKRYFDQLEGFDVEIQAGYPSRIGDTLVNLEAAAGGEREEWTNIYPSFARTADEEGFGVAAAIFRGIAGVEAHHEQRYRRLFDLVRSGSIYKREKPARWKCARCGHVHEGTEAPGRCPVCAHPQGWFMAVEANY